In Gossypium arboreum isolate Shixiya-1 chromosome 5, ASM2569848v2, whole genome shotgun sequence, a single genomic region encodes these proteins:
- the LOC108450132 gene encoding protein LSD1-like isoform X1 — protein MQSEVVCSRCRNILLYPRGATNVCCALCNTITQVPPPGMEMAQLVCGGCRTLLMYTCGATSVRCSCCNIINHVTASNPMAHINCGHCRTTLMYPYGAASVKCAVCHYVTNVGTGNVRCPLPASSLNARGTMPSTSTSQTVVVENPMSVDESGKLVSNVVVGITTDKK, from the exons ATGCAGAGCGAGGTCGTTTGTAGTCGGTGCAGGAATATTCTTCTTTATCCTAGAGGGGCTACAAATGTGTGCTGTGCATTGTGCAATACAATTACCCAAGTCCCTCCTCCTG GAATGGAAATGGCTCAACTCGTATGTGGAGGGTGTCGAACATTGTTAATGTATACATGTGGAGCAACAAGTGTAAGATGCTCTTGCTGTAACATCATTAACCATGTGACAG CATCCAACCCGATGGCTCACATCAACTGCGGGCACTGCCGTACAACACTGATGTATCCATATGGAGCTGCATCAGTCAAATGTGCTGTCTGTCATTATGTTACCAATGTTGGT ACGGGTAATGTAAGGTGTCCACTTCCGGCAAGCAGTCTGAATGCCAGAGGGACTATGCCATCTACTTCAACA AGCCAAACAGTAGTTGTTGAGAATCCCATGTCAGTTGATGAGAGTGGCAAATTG GTGAGCAATGTGGTGGTTGGCATAACAACAGACAAAAAATGA
- the LOC108450132 gene encoding protein LSD1-like isoform X2 — MQSEVVCSRCRNILLYPRGATNVCCALCNTITQVPPPGMEMAQLVCGGCRTLLMYTCGATSVRCSCCNIINHVTASNPMAHINCGHCRTTLMYPYGAASVKCAVCHYVTNVGTGNVRCPLPASSLNARGTMPSTSTVSNVVVGITTDKK; from the exons ATGCAGAGCGAGGTCGTTTGTAGTCGGTGCAGGAATATTCTTCTTTATCCTAGAGGGGCTACAAATGTGTGCTGTGCATTGTGCAATACAATTACCCAAGTCCCTCCTCCTG GAATGGAAATGGCTCAACTCGTATGTGGAGGGTGTCGAACATTGTTAATGTATACATGTGGAGCAACAAGTGTAAGATGCTCTTGCTGTAACATCATTAACCATGTGACAG CATCCAACCCGATGGCTCACATCAACTGCGGGCACTGCCGTACAACACTGATGTATCCATATGGAGCTGCATCAGTCAAATGTGCTGTCTGTCATTATGTTACCAATGTTGGT ACGGGTAATGTAAGGTGTCCACTTCCGGCAAGCAGTCTGAATGCCAGAGGGACTATGCCATCTACTTCAACA GTGAGCAATGTGGTGGTTGGCATAACAACAGACAAAAAATGA
- the LOC108450132 gene encoding protein LSD1-like isoform X3, protein MQSEVVCSRCRNILLYPRGATNVCCALCNTITQVPPPASNPMAHINCGHCRTTLMYPYGAASVKCAVCHYVTNVGTGNVRCPLPASSLNARGTMPSTSTSQTVVVENPMSVDESGKLVSNVVVGITTDKK, encoded by the exons ATGCAGAGCGAGGTCGTTTGTAGTCGGTGCAGGAATATTCTTCTTTATCCTAGAGGGGCTACAAATGTGTGCTGTGCATTGTGCAATACAATTACCCAAGTCCCTCCTCCTG CATCCAACCCGATGGCTCACATCAACTGCGGGCACTGCCGTACAACACTGATGTATCCATATGGAGCTGCATCAGTCAAATGTGCTGTCTGTCATTATGTTACCAATGTTGGT ACGGGTAATGTAAGGTGTCCACTTCCGGCAAGCAGTCTGAATGCCAGAGGGACTATGCCATCTACTTCAACA AGCCAAACAGTAGTTGTTGAGAATCCCATGTCAGTTGATGAGAGTGGCAAATTG GTGAGCAATGTGGTGGTTGGCATAACAACAGACAAAAAATGA
- the LOC108453873 gene encoding lysine-specific demethylase JMJ18-like gives MKRDNNIEPSGSPQSRKVSARWDPDEACRPTIDDAPVFYPTVEEFEDTLAYVEKIREEAESFGICRIVPPPSWTPPCLLKEKDIWEHAKFSTRIQQVDLLQNRKPMRKKTRSRKRKRRRQSKKGATRRRANSSVESTSASSENFGFSSGSDFTLEEFQRYANDFKETYFRRDCDEDLKPGVVEYSKWEPSWEDIEGEYWRIVEQPTDEVEVYYGADLETGTFGSGFPKASSMLTGNDADKYAMSGWNLNNFSRLQGSVLSFEGCDISGVLVPWLYVGMCFSSFCWHVEDHHLYSLNYMHWGDPKVWYGVPQNHASSLEAAMRKHLPDLFEEQPGLLHDLVTQLSPSILKAEGVPIYRAVQHSGEFVLTFPRAYHSGFNCGFNCAEAVNVAPVDWLEHGQNAVELYSEQHRRTSLSHDKLLLGSAQQAIQALWEIFFAGRETPGNLRWKHVCGKDGMLTKAVRMRVQMEEERVNCLPPHLPSRKMEKDFDLESERECFSCFYDLHLSACSCNCSPERFACLKHVKNFCSCEVEDRFVLLRYTIDELQMLVKALEGGVDAVKVWACKDIGLLPGKDCDAYVPNLVQDSEAVKLEPSEPSGSWSCSWKMEEKVNISSSSYGPVSEVLPQSGTKLKASPSTVGCENNVYNIGVLIMENSVNLEQDACMKLNLDVLTDYPASKSVNALESPNNKSDVEIFLPSFNQEKICGFDEVREPVLKRLKSDCSSSVSRESPNNYQHSTSCVHQDSDGFDGKKLFDVELHPGQSNTFWKTATVNNSDLNASIVARGDPLLISSVEPLNFGSVMFGKLWCSKKAIFPKGFRSRVKFFSVINPTEISNYISEVLDAGPLGPLFKVTLEGCPTVSFSNVSVEKCWKLVVQQLKQEILRSNLGERSVLPLQLLKRVNGLEMFGFLSPPIIQAVEALDPNHQCLEYWNHKTSSDKNEVNKDLD, from the exons AtgaaaagagataataatatagagCCTTCAGGCAGTCCTCAAAGTCGAAAG GTTTCAGCAAGATGGGACCCAGATGAAGCATGCAGGCCTACCATTGATGATGCTCCAGTCTTCTATCCAACTGTTGAG GAGTTTGAAGACACACTTGCCTATGTAGAAAAGATTCGTGAAGAAGCTGAATCATTTGGCATATGTCGGATTGTTCCGCCTCCTTCTTGGACTCCTCCTTGTCTTCTTAAAGAGAAAGATATATGGGAACATGCCAAATTTTCAACACGAATTCAGCAAGTTGACTTACTTCAAAATAGGAAGCCAATGAGAAAGAAAACTAGAAGCCGAAAACGTAAACGGAGGAGGCAATCAAAAAAGGGAGCAACTAGAAGACGTGCCAATTCTAGTGTAGAATCTACTTCTGCGAGCAGTGAGAATTTTGGCTTCAGTTCTGGATCAGACTTCACACTCGAAGAATTTCAGAGATATGCAAATGATTTCAAGGAGACATACTTCCGGAGAGACTGTGATGAGGATTTAAAGCCTGGTGTGGTTGAATACTCAAAATGGGAACCTTCTTGGGAGGATATTGAAGGTGAATACTGGAGGATAGTTGAGCAGCCAACTGATGAGGTTGAG GTGTATTATGGAGCTGACCTGGAAACAGGAACATTTGGCAGTGGGTTTCCTAAGGCATCATCTATGTTAACTGGAAATGATGCAGATAAATATGCAATGTCAGGTTGGAACCTAAACAATTTCTCTCGCCTACAAGGTTCTGTGTTATCTTTTGAAGGATGTGATATATCTGGAGTTCTAGTGCCATGGCTCTATGTGGGGATGTGCTTCTCATCATTTTGTTGG CATGTTGAGGATCACCATCTTTATTCACTAAACTATATGCACTGGGGTGATCCAAAAGTATGGTATGGAGTGCCTCAAAACCATGCTTCCTCTTTGGAGGCTGCAATGAGAAAGCATCTGCCTGATTTATTTGAAGAACAGCCAGGCTTACTCCATGACTTG GTTACTCAGCTATCTCCATCAATTCTGAAAGCTGAAGGTGTACCAATCTATCGAGCTGTACAACACTCTGGGGAGTTTGTTCTTACCTTTCCAAGGGCATACCACTCTGGGTTTAATTGTGGCTTCAATTGTGCAGAGGCAGTGAATGTTGCCCCTGTTGATTGGCTAGAACATGGTCAAAATGCAGTGGAGCTCTATAGTGAGCAGCATCGCAGGACATCACTGTCCCACGACAAGCTGCTTCTAGGATCAGCTCAGCAAGCCATCCAAGCTCTCTGGGAGATATTTTTTGCTGGCAGAGAAACTCCAGGAAATTTGAGGTGGAAACATGTCTGTGGAAAGGATGGAATGCTTACGAAGGCTGTTAGG ATGAGAGTACAGATGGAGGAGGAAAGAGTGAATTGCCTTCCACCTCACTTACCCTCACGGAAGATGGAGAAGGACTTTGATTTGGAAAGTGAGAGGGAATGCTTTTCTTGTTTCTATGATTTGCATCTGTCTGCCTGCAGCTGCAACTGCTCTCCTGAGCGATTTGCATGTCTAAAACATGTAAAGAATTTCTGCTCATGCGAAGTGGAAGACAGATTTGTCCTCCTTCGCTACACCATTGATGAATTGCAAATGCTAGTAAAAGCCCTGGAGGGAGGAGTAGATGCTGTTAAAGTATGGGCATGCAAAGATATTGGGCTGCTTCCTGGTAAAGATTGTGATGCTTACGTGCCTAATTTGGTTCAGGATAGTGAGGCAGTAAAATTAGAACCTTCTGAACCAAGCGGAAGTTGGTCTTGTTCCTGGAAAATGGAAGAAAAGGTGAATATTAGTTCTTCCTCATATGGTCCTGTTTCGGAAGTATTGCCCCAGAGTGGGACTAAATTAAAAGCTTCTCCTTCCACCGTAGGTTGTGAAAACAATGTCTATAATATTGGAGTTCTTATTATGGAAAACAGCGTGAACTTGGAGCAGGATGCCTGCATGAAGTTGAATCTTGATGTTTTAACTGATTATCCTGCAAGCAAGTCAGTAAATGCTTTGGAAAGCCCTAATAACAAGAGTGATGTGGAGATATTTTTACCCTCCTTTAATCAAGAGAAAATTTGTGGCTTTGATGAAGTAAGAGAACCTGTTCTAAAGAGACTCAAAAGTGATTGTAGTTCATCAGTTTCTCGAGAATCTCCCAACAACTATCAGCATTCAACTTCATGTGTTCATCAGGATTCTGATGGCTTTGATGGCAAGAAATTGTTTGATGTTGAACTTCATCCAGGACAATCTAATACCTTCTGGAAGACAGCAACTGTCAATAACTCAGATTTAAATGCATCTATTGTTGCCCGAGGTGATCCATTGTTGATTTCTTCTGTAGAACCTTTAAATTTTGGATCTGTTATGTTTGGAAAACTATGGTGCAGCAAGAAAGCCATATTCCCAAAAG GATTTAGAAGCCGTGTTAAGTTCTTTAGTGTGATCAACCCAACAGAGATTTCAAACTACATCTCAGAAGTCTTAGATGCTGGGCCCCTTGGCCCTCTATTTAAG GTCACTTTAGAAGGCTGCCCCACCGTAAGCTTCTCAAATGTGTCAGTGGAGAAATGCTGGAAATTGGTAGTGCAGCAACTAAAACAAGAA